In Citrus sinensis cultivar Valencia sweet orange chromosome 3, DVS_A1.0, whole genome shotgun sequence, the sequence TCGATATTCACCTCAATCTTCTTTGGCAAATATCTCCTAGGTCTCCTCAATCCATGTTCACcatcctcttgattttcagAGTTACCCCCACCTTGAGACTCCACAGACCCATTTTCAGAATGGTAATCCCCAGCAATGACATTCAGATTCAGGTCTCTCAAGGGAAGGATTCTTGAATTGGTGTTTAACTTATCCGCATTGTCATTATCTAACGCTTCCCACTCTTCTAAATTGGCAACGTTAGACCCCCAACCAGGCAAATCCTTCTCCGGCAATCTCTTCACATTCACTGTATGAACAGGCGGAGGTGCATCCCTGAGGTGCTTAGTCCCATGCATCTGAGTCTCCAGTGTGCAAGTCAATGCAATAAGCTTAAGATCAACATCCGAAAGAGTCTGTAAATCACCCGTTGCCCTCGCAAACTTTATAACTGCAAGCCCCAACGAAGcgctttttaataaattgaacaaaacaaattaaaaaaatgaattaattacattttttttaaatttctctaaCTAAGCTCTAGTGGTGCAAtctcagatttttttttttaatatctaaccAAATTGTTATgcaacagtaaaataaaaaattaaaataaataaatggataTTTGCCTTTATTGAGGGAATCAGGAGAAGGCTCCATGGAATCGATAGAGAACGGGATGAAGTTGAGGCGGTTGCGGGAAACGGGATCGCGAATTTCGGCTAAAACCTCCGGTACGGTAACGAACTTATCGGCGAAATTGGTGAGATTGTGAGCTCCTTGGATTATTGCATTGGCGTCGACCACAGCAACCGCTATTCCCTCTGTAGAGTTGCAGCTTTGAGCTAAGATTTCGGCGGCTGGCACCGTTTTGGTCTGGGTCGCGGCGCTTTGCGGCGGTTGTGTTTTGACTATGTTGCTCCAGCATGAGCTGGAGTTTGGGGTCGAATCCATACCTAGGGTTTCCGAGGGGGCGCGAGAGCGAAGAATGTAAGAGATGATGTTCTTAAAACCCtagtttgaatttttgagGGAGTAGGGGAGGAGAAACAGGTGTTACGATGTCGTTTCTACTTCTTTTTAAGGAAGACAAATAAAACGACAAGTAAAATGGTGCTGTTTTAACTTGTATTATTGTCCGTCCTCATGTCGTTCTGTTATTTCCTCTTTGTAAGCTATGTCGTTCATTTTGGTTGGATGGCCCAATTTTCTTAAGGCCCATAATCAACAAAACCACGAACACAGTTATCAACGTACGTTGCaatattctattattattgttagcGACTCGGTTCAGATAAGATCgccaggtttttttttttttttttaatttatatttattcagTTTTCATTTGTTAATTTCTCAAGGAATTGAATTCAAAAGATTGGAGGCGTTTGTGCTCATtttgcaataattttaaaataattaaggaaaATCAGTGTACTAGAAAATGGAAGTCAATCAGTAATAactgaaaattgatttttgttagatgaatttgtattttgtgaGCCTTCTTTCTTGAGAGTTCACAAGAATGTATTTCAAATAGCGTGCTTCCTTTATGTggtcattaaaataataaattaaaaaaatgtacaaAATAATCACTCACACATGGCATTttgtttggaattttttttttttttttttttttttgggtttatcACAGAATATGATTGATCATCTTTCACCGGCCGGAATGGACACCCTGCTGATGATTTTAAAGATTGAACTTACTATGTAACTGTTAATCATGAACCATATGTTACAAGAAAAAGAGAGCTGACAGCCCAAGTTAAAAGCAATGGCTAGCTACTTAAAGAAAGAGGATAAATAATCCCTACCGAGTACTGATCGAGTAGTGAACAATAATCAATCTTCTATTGAAATTGGAAACCGATCAGCGATGGATGGAGCCGTGCATAGCTCTTTTACACGaagcaattttaaaagcaataaAGTTTCGAAGCTTTCAGAAGGAATGCATAACAAGATTAACGATGGCAACGtacaattaaacaaataaaattgacaaagaaaagagaaaggcCCCCAAATTAGCTAGACACGAAATtaatgaagagagagagatgtgTGGCAACTGGTTATTAGAGTGCTCGTGATTTAACAATGTCCAAGCTCATCTCGCTAGGATCAGTAGCTTGCAACTCGACTTGAACCCCATCCAATTCTCTTCTGAACCTATCTTTTGAACTAGCATACAACATTTTACTCCTGATCCTTGATGTATCTGGAGACCTGCAACAATCGGTATTACTTGATTAAATTAACCCgtataataaaatactaaaattggTTTATTATAAACGTACCATGCAACGAAGAAAATCTTGCTCTTTTGGCAATTCTCATCAGTGGTGAAATCGAAATCATAGACGGCGTAGCGGCACTCATCAGCTGGCAAACTGGCAGTGAAATCCTCGTAGCTTTCATTAGGTTCTCCCAGTTTCTCGACGGTCACCTGTTGAATTTTTTCCTCTATTTTGAACACAATGAATCGGTAACTCCGCTTTGCTTTTAGTTCCAAGAACTTCAGCTTACACTCATCATGCACAGCCATCCCCGATGAGGAATTTGCCTGCATGTCCCCATAATATCCCGAcccacacgcacacacacatatatataaaacaaaaaaataattaattatatttaatttgtcaaGATATACATATAATGAAACCTAGCTAACCCATTTCATcaatatagttaattaattgtttctttGAGAAATTTGGGAGTCGCATGTTACAAAGTCTGCGACATATGGGGTTGCTGCAACAACCAATACATATCTAACTTGGCAGATCAAATTGCCTGGCGTTAAATGcatgaaatcaaatttgaaaaacaaagaagataTCGGCAACATGCACTGTGATTGAAATGTTCTTACAGAATCAGACAAATTCTTGATCATGCTACTGGCCATATTACTACCTAACCACATGCATGCGATTTTGTATCTACAGCAACAATTAATCAAGAAACCAAAAGATTGAAAAGATGAAACACATACCATTTTGCCACTAATGAGAGAAATCTGGATTTGAGAAATGTGAAAGGAAGAAGGAAATAGGGGCAAGAGAATCAAAGTGAAAATATGTTAGTAAAAAAGAGAAACGAGATCCTTCTTTTCTGGAGCTATGAGAGGTGCACATTTGAAGATGTCCGAAATAGATGGACGCAAGACAAATATTAAGGGAGGAATTGCTGTTTAGTTTTTCTGGGCAAATCATGTCCACAAATTCTATTTTACCTATTTTAATCCAAACTCATTTGGCCGAAGTGATTTATCCATCAAGCACATGAATGCCCCTGTGATATAAGGTCAATGGTAGCGGATATTTTACAACTTCAGCAAAACGTGCATGTAGAGGGGAGGAAAAAGTTTCATAAGATTAACTGCGATCTTGATTCTTGAAGGCGTCATCTCTTAGGGATAttaagcaaagaaaaaaagttaatttattaaatcacccttaaaagtaaaataaaaattaagaaattttgtatgttattattttatttttatgattaatttgataaattttttataaaaaattattaataaaattattataaggaTATTAAACATTTCTTTAAGTTggttgatattaatttatctataaataattattagtaagattgttgTCAGGTACAAAAAATACTAGTTCTATCATACTTATATCTATTAGTAATTTgctaacaaataattattttttaatttactaattaatttttttacataaattaatcaatattaagaaaatttttgcaggagtattattgtaaaaaaaactaaacagatagttaaataaaaataatattaacttgtGTTTAATCAAACCACCTCAATGTGTTTTACTCacatgaaaattatatatcgGTGATACTTGCATCATcttacataaatttttttattgaaaaagacaaCTATCATGACCATTTAATCAAACAATATACACACAATTGCTAAACTCTCCCACAACTCGAAAAAAGTTGGAAGCTGGTCTTTAAGAATCCTATGATGggttcttttaaaataattatgagaagcaaaaactgaaagaaaaatgtttcACGTATATGAAATAAGAGTAGGTGTTTTGAAATCCCTTaaattttctcattaaatctatttttttaattgaaattaccttagtaattaaagaataaattaatttcttattttgaatagaaatttaattaaacacttaaataaattattcttttaataaatttgttacATCCGTCTCATTTCatagtttatatttttgtatttataatttatattttaattaaaaatatgtttttttttaaaaaaattgtaagagttttttttttttttaattttgtaccCTTCTGATGTTGAATAGTGGATACAGttttttgagattttggaGTAACTAATTGCAAAAGTCAGAGTTGTtcccataatttttttttgaaatttttttttttttgagttagaGACCATTTTGATATGGATGATCAAATATGTTGACCCATCAATGTGATATCCAAATTTTttaaggtaaaaataataataagctttGTGAAGTTTCAGGAGCTTATTTTTTTGACTAGTGTCAACTGCTATCCATTCTGATAAGCTAAAATTATCGTTATGCCAAATTGAAGGATAGATGGTAGTCATCttctcataaaattattacttttgttTAATCAAACCATCCCAGTGCTTAGTCATGggaatttatttatctttcgtttttgttttgttcttaatgattattgcatttatttaaaatgtttgatAAACTTTACCATAACTAATTACTTGACAAGAAGTAAGCTTTCTTGCATGATCTTTAGGCACCTTATGAGGTGGATTTTACTGTGGCAAATGTAGATTTTAGTCATtacattaatttgttaattattaaataatttgttaattattacctatttgagaaaattaaaaattacgtCTTATatactataaatatattttataaatacaaaaatcaaaataattttagtattatttaatcaaaaatattttgtgataacaaattaattatttatgttttagaaataaaattttcatttataatctGATCCAATAAACATCAAACACAAGACAATACTAATTATAATCTAATCCGAACCTATCCGAATGTATCAATTCGGCATTCTGAGAACACCTTAAAAGAACtctacaattaaaaaataaataaaaatcagccCAATCTGATTATTAGCTCAATTAAAAGGATGCCAGACACAGCTGCTCAAGCTCTCTTCATGAGGTGGCCAGAGTATATCTTTTCATGATAAAATGCTAAACTTCATTTTCACTACCATTTATATATAGGTGCCGGCAGTAATGGCAAATTTAGCCTAAAGTTGAGCTTTAAAAAGGTATGATAATCATTCATTCTTgagtttcttatttttgtgaaTACAGAAATGGAAACTAAGGAAACAAGAAGACATATTATGTTGGCTGTCAATTTACACAAGAATCTGGCATATGCTGTCAAACAGAAATTTGACTTCATAAAACTGTAAAAATCACTGTAAGGAAAAACATTTTCCATGTACGAGGCATGCAACGGTCACTTTCTAAATGAATCCCACAGCACACCTAAATCAACATTACCTCCTGAAAGTACAATTCCTATCTTTTTACTATCTTGCCAAGCAGGATTCTTTCTGAAACCGTCTGATAAAACAGCAGCGAGGCCTATGGCTCCACTAGGTTCTACTGCCACCTTCAGAATCTCATAACAGAGTTTCATGGCTTCTATTATCTCCTTATCCTCCACAGTAATTACGTCATCAACAAGATCTCGTACAATTGGCCTGCACCATAAGAGAGAAAGGcatataatagaaattaattccaTAAACTGGAATTGATTTATAGATGAAGGCAGGCTGGCGAAAGAGATGAAATAAAGTCATGAATTTCTTCACTCTCAAGACAAACGTAAGTATAAAAAGGACGAGCAGAATCAAACTT encodes:
- the LOC102614337 gene encoding actin-depolymerizing factor 1 isoform X2 — translated: MANSSSGMAVHDECKLKFLELKAKRSYRFIVFKIEEKIQQVTVEKLGEPNESYEDFTASLPADECRYAVYDFDFTTDENCQKSKIFFVAWSPDTSRIRSKMLYASSKDRFRRELDGVQVELQATDPSEMSLDIVKSRAL
- the LOC102614337 gene encoding actin-depolymerizing factor 1 isoform X1, with protein sequence MQANSSSGMAVHDECKLKFLELKAKRSYRFIVFKIEEKIQQVTVEKLGEPNESYEDFTASLPADECRYAVYDFDFTTDENCQKSKIFFVAWSPDTSRIRSKMLYASSKDRFRRELDGVQVELQATDPSEMSLDIVKSRAL